The Methanofastidiosum sp. genome includes a window with the following:
- a CDS encoding MBL fold metallo-hydrolase produces the protein MSHSFFKIETQGKIIAIDPFSEDAVGIKPSRFKADIALSTHNHNGHNNIDLIMGDPFILNTPGEIEINNIFIKGIKTNHDNGATLSKNTVFVVDSEDIRLVHLGDFGEKKIKDDLLEKMGDVDILLIPIAGSFRENPASEAVDLIKKIEPRIIIPMHYSKEESVNKFVKEIGLTPEKMDKLNIRKNHISQDEESPMRLIILQS, from the coding sequence ATGTCTCATTCGTTTTTCAAAATAGAAACTCAAGGAAAAATTATAGCAATTGACCCTTTTTCTGAAGATGCTGTTGGCATTAAGCCGTCTAGGTTTAAGGCTGATATAGCTTTATCAACCCATAATCATAATGGCCACAACAACATTGATTTAATTATGGGAGACCCTTTTATTTTAAACACGCCGGGAGAAATAGAAATAAATAATATTTTTATTAAAGGCATAAAAACAAACCATGACAATGGAGCAACTTTAAGTAAAAATACTGTTTTTGTTGTTGACAGCGAAGATATTAGGCTAGTTCATTTAGGTGATTTTGGCGAAAAAAAAATCAAAGATGATTTATTGGAAAAAATGGGCGATGTTGATATATTGCTAATTCCGATTGCTGGAAGTTTTAGAGAAAACCCGGCTAGCGAAGCTGTTGATTTAATAAAGAAAATAGAACCAAGAATAATTATTCCTATGCACTATTCCAAAGAAGAATCCGTAAATAAGTTTGTTAAAGAAATTGGCTTGACACCAGAAAAAATGGATAAGCTTAATATAAGAAAAAACCACATCAGTCAAGATGAAGAATCTCCCATGAGATTAATTATTTTACAAAGTTAA